The stretch of DNA GCCCCTGTCCGCCGGCAGCGTGCTGGGATTAAACGAGATCTTCAAGCTCCACCAAAGAGAAGTAAATAATATGCTCCAAAACTGCACGGACTCTTGTTTCGGCGAACTAAACATGCGGGAGCTCCGGGCTTGGAAACGCGGCGACAGAGAGCTCAAACGGCGACATCCGCAGGCATCCCCTTTCTAAAAGTTGCAGATAGATTGTAACGCTGTCCACGGTGAGCTCCCGTGGTAGCAGGAAAACCTCTGCATGACATAATCAACATACTCGCGGAAAATGTTTCAATTCTGCTTAAATACCGCACCCTGCTAAACAACACGAGCAGTACAAGAGGTTGTATAGGGGTTCGGTCGCGGGCGTGCGACCTTCATTGTTTTTTGTTATACTCAAGCTCAAATAAAAAGTATTATTGTTTACAGGCTTTGTTTACCCCCCCCAGTGGCGTTCCTCCCAGCGAGAATTGTGGTCGTGCGCTACACAAAAGATACCTTGGAACTTTTTTCATTTGGCCAAATTTTGTCTCgttggcgaaaaaaaaatttctGCTATTTAAATGTCGCGATCCCCCGATTATTCATTCGCGGCCGTGTTTCACAaaattttctttttctgccaatCTAGATAAGTGCAGTTAATTGTTTAGTGGTGATGTCATTAGAAGAACCCAGTGCTTCCATACAGACTTCTTCTATTTCTGACATCCCGGTTAATGGCAAGCCTGAGCTGGAGGTCTCGGGAAAACACGCCCTTGATCCGGAGTCTCCAGACGGCTCCGACGTGAAgaagcagaaactggacGCAGATGAGCAACCTACACAGACTGCACAGCCCGATCAGACTGCTACTACTGGGGCTCCCGAACAGCAGCCTGAACAGCCCAAGGTGGAAGCCACTCCAGACACTGGGGCTCCTGCGCTTGTTCCTGCCAACATGGAGCCTGCTCCCAAACCTCCTCCGGAGCCTGATATGAACAACCTTCCCGAGCATCCGTTACCAGCACATCAGAAGAAGCATGCCATCACCTCTATAAAGGCCGTGCGGCGACTGAAGGATGCTGGTCCGTTCTTGACGCCGGTCGACACAGTTAAGCTCAACATCCCATTTTACTATAATTTTATCAAACGGCCAATGGATTTGTCGACGATCGAGAGAAAATTGAATGTGGACGCCTACGAGACGCCGGAGCAGGTCATGGAAGATTTCAACTTGATGGTGGACAACTGTATCACGTTCAACGGTAAGGACTCTGCGATTTCCCAGATGGCCAGAAATATACAGGCAAGCTTCGAGAAACACATGCTTAATATGCCACCCAAGGATTTGCCACCGGGAATGCAAGTTTCCGCCACGAAGGGTACCAGAAGAAAGACCAATGCGGGATTGGAAGTCCCGCAACTCAGAAGAGACAGCGCGTTGGACAACGGGAGACCCAAGCGGGAGATTCATCCGCCAAAGCCTAAGGACATGCCATACGACATTCGgccaagaaagaagaaattccAGGCCGAACTACGGTTCTGTCAGCAGgtgatcaaggagctgatgtCGAAGAAGTACGATTCGATTTCGTATCCGTTTTTGGCCCCCGTTGATCCTGTGGCTCTTGATTGTCCAACTTATTTCGATGTTGTGAAGGAGCCTATGGATTTGGGAACTATTCACAGCAAGTTGCAGAACGGCGAGTATGAGAACGCtgatgagtttgagaaggaCGTGAGACTGGTTTTCCATAATTGCTACCTGTTTAACCCTGAGGGAACGGCCGTGAACATCATGGGGCACAGACTGGAGAGTGTATTTAATGAGAAGTGGGCAAATCGTCCGACGACTCCGGTGTCTCCTGCAAATATTTCTGATTTCGACTCGgactacgacgacgacgacgactttAACGTGGACATCGACTCGATCACGGACCCAACGATCGAGTTTTTGGTGGCCAACATTGAGCGTATGACCCAGGACCTCAAGAAGATGAGACAGGAGAAGTACGAGCAGATGAGGAAAGAGTGGTTGAAGAAGCGCAAGAATAAGAAGGGCACCAAGAAGGGcaccaagaagagaaagGAGTCAGTTTCGCAGCCTAACGGTATTTATCCTACGCATGTGACTTATGagatgaagaaagagaTCAGCGAGGCCATGGGATCTATCAACGAAAAGATGCTGAAGAACGTGATTGCTATCATCAAGGAGGGTATTCCAGATCTTgctgacgacgaggagatcgagtTGGACATGGATCAGCTGAACAACGAGACCTTGTTGAAACTGTACAACTACATTGTCAAGGGCAAGAGTTCCAAATCCcagcgcaagaagaagaagggtGGTAATAgcgaggaaaagaagattgagagtttgaagaagaagctcgCGCAGTTCGAG from Ogataea parapolymorpha DL-1 chromosome VI, whole genome shotgun sequence encodes:
- a CDS encoding bdf1p, which gives rise to MSLEEPSASIQTSSISDIPVNGKPELEVSGKHALDPESPDGSDVKKQKLDADEQPTQTAQPDQTATTGAPEQQPEQPKVEATPDTGAPALVPANMEPAPKPPPEPDMNNLPEHPLPAHQKKHAITSIKAVRRLKDAGPFLTPVDTVKLNIPFYYNFIKRPMDLSTIERKLNVDAYETPEQVMEDFNLMVDNCITFNGKDSAISQMARNIQASFEKHMLNMPPKDLPPGMQVSATKGTRRKTNAGLEVPQLRRDSALDNGRPKREIHPPKPKDMPYDIRPRKKKFQAELRFCQQVIKELMSKKYDSISYPFLAPVDPVALDCPTYFDVVKEPMDLGTIHSKLQNGEYENADEFEKDVRLVFHNCYLFNPEGTAVNIMGHRLESVFNEKWANRPTTPVSPANISDFDSDYDDDDDFNVDIDSITDPTIEFLVANIERMTQDLKKMRQEKYEQMRKEWLKKRKNKKGTKKGTKKRKESVSQPNGIYPTHVTYEMKKEISEAMGSINEKMLKNVIAIIKEGIPDLADDEEIELDMDQLNNETLLKLYNYIVKGKSSKSQRKKKKGGNSEEKKIESLKKKLAQFENAEADESSDEDDDDDEDESSEEE